A single genomic interval of Electrophorus electricus isolate fEleEle1 chromosome 4, fEleEle1.pri, whole genome shotgun sequence harbors:
- the bicra gene encoding BRD4-interacting chromatin-remodeling complex-associated protein isoform X5, whose amino-acid sequence MCVLRVVDHLQTVFSVDMDDEDGRCLLDVICDPQALNDFLHGSETQLDTDDLLDGSSDPSSSFFSSAGGHVPEVQTQAQLSASEPPGLPRVSVDLDFLEDDDILGGSPGGGGGDGGSNGVGSNHEPCDILQQSLAEANITEQSLQEAEAELDLSSFGLTSLTQVVQPLPDASLPGVGIGGTTQIFPGQGTTTTPSSATTDMLGSVLAHPGLQLQPQVMNKAISVQPFMQQVGLGNMTLQPIQTLPNGSQSGHLGIGQIQVVGQPTVMTINPSGQQILAKTMGGYQLHQPGPDATSGGAQTGLGGSVLSSGGGLLIQGGKATLGSPSLNGPAVCVSSTNTNSSGTTMAAPSAIVGFSGTSLSTGIGSQTQPQPQSQIMQNVIIQRTPTPIQPKPPQGGAIQPKLFKQQQQQLPVPHALQNDTSKALGVQQVPASAAQNVAFLAGKPASQMSNVVLSTQTTTQGAPFPQGLFKQQGTPTSGKPLSVHLLNQHSSIVIPSQAVLQGQNHQFLLPQIQTGGQILTQHPAGHIITSSGPGGQIIAANQILTANQNINLGQVLASQGHPGAAHILSGPIQLQPGQMGQPTLFQMPVSLAQTQTQAHPVTGHVQTVIQGMPIQNSLSIESLSPAVSLQPALQQQTGGIPTNSSTGAAVMAQCQPGESITVLGSSTEQAAQPQPQPSILTVQTAVSVSAPVSVPSSTPPSSTVATSASSVTAVGLGSQTQHSPGKVLFTPPGSSMILSQESVQMFLQQVPSAAHQQALKVQSSSPSQTVATHSATPSLSDSPQPSRASPLTLGQQIQSPHPAPQSRPPSQPQSQPPSSLPPLFIIHNQIGSPQPPQPTTQAPQSQAQVPQVLPQPVALQQEPPSSSSSCSPKPPQAPPVQFQFATPVVSAPGGTVLKQQVAVPGLTAEQQHHLQLINTKLQTMASIAQPSPQQKQLLEKLHQIQQNILLQAKQQAQAQPQVSQAQPASQFGKLVETRMAQPLVSTASTAIPAPALLQQKSVLVKSSVTGPNDAPVFSGAPGLSGVTVSQGITPPNLAQTVQAKAGVISAVGGLSLGKAGLQIQVLSSGLSQIPAPQQPNPVQTQTSALKRPFNMEPSKEARMLEQLRKLQGSVLHPDYSSPFSSFEDTLHRLLPYHLYQGMAPSPQDYRKVDDEFENVSNNLLKRTQAMLDKYRHLLFEESRRLGPSAEMVMIDRMFIQEEKMALNQDRILAKEKPEEFVANSALLRRPAAVEQNSMPTASSATVTAHGAAAPPPAPVPVPAPAPTPVTTAAPTHVPFPPTKLVIKQGGGGALVSWATSCTPTPAAVVRPSAEPSGQSSFGRTPSSSRSADDDDDALPQRASKPPIKTYEARQRIGLKLKIKQEAGFSKVVHNTALDPVHSQSQHAPQSPEPPPKTRPPVTQTTTVIRTPPPTCNPTSFSAAPNRASSGTGDPASSTAPSSSVSQSWSSSSSSSSSAQMNGTLDHHEVGGVKRNPASTATPQSTTCRLPLRKTYRENISPRHRPGVPGGGDAAPAPPPAPSGPLASSPQAERTVIASVKLERQGGCGPTPPHADPGSQGLAAVEDEFYRGIKNAYHHHHHQHHHHQHHPQQQLQFSDKEDEDDGDRGVRAGRGTGLAGKNRERAVGMFRMDQHAPGPPSPGETSCTRDSSLPAKRCKSDSPDMDNASFSSGSPPPDDSLTEHLQCAIDSILNLQQGPAGRGSADRHLPHQHHMHHRQGPAPPSSSSSSYRHSVSSSSSPSSSSTSQHPQVGGRGQNGGLVSQTHGR is encoded by the exons atgtgtgtattaagGGTTGTTGATCATCTTCAAACTGTGTTTTCAGTTGACATGGATGATGAAGATGGCAGGTGCTTGCTAGATGTGATTTG TGACCCACAAGCTCTCAATGATTTTCTTCATGGATCAGAAACACAA CTGGACACTGACGACCTTTTGGATGGCTCGAGTGACCCGTCCAGCTCGTTCTTCAGCAGTGCTGGG GGACACGTTCCTGAAGTGCAGACGCAGGCTCAGCTGTCGGCGAGTGAGCCGCCCGGGCTGCCCAGAGTCAGCGTCGATTTGGACTTTCTGGAGGACGATGACATCCTGGGGGGCTCGccggggggtggaggaggggacgGCGGAAGCAACGGTGTCGGCTCAAATCACGAACCATGCGACATTCTTCAGCAGAGCCTGGCAGAAGCCAACATCACGGAGCAGAGCCTCCAGGAGGCCGAAGCCGAGCTTGATCTCAGCTCTTTTGGCCTGACTAGCCTGACGCAGGTTGTCCAACCACTGCCTGATGCTAGCTTGCCTGGTGTAGGAATTGGGGGGACTACTCAGATCTTCCCAGGTCAAGGCACCACTACCACACCTTCCAGTGCAACCACAGACATGCTTGGCTCAGTTCTGGCTCACCCAGGCCTGCAGCTTCAACCCCAGGTCATGAACAAGGCCATAAGTGTCCAGCCGTTTATGCAGCAGGTTGGACTTGGAAATATGACCCTTCAGCCGATTCAGACTCTACCAAACGGAAGTCAGTCTGGACATCTTGGCATTGGACAGATTCAAGTCGTGGGCCAACCCACTGTCATGACTATCAACCCGTCTGGGCAGCAGATCTTGGCAAAAACCATGGGTGGCTATCAGCTACACCAGCCTGGGCCTGACGCTACGAGTGGCGGAGCTCAGACTGGTCTTGGAGGTTCTGTACTTAGTTCTGGGGGGGGACTTCTGATTCAGGGAGGCAAGGCCACTCTTGGCTCTCCATCTTTGAATGGCCCAGCCGTATGTGTGAGCAGcacaaacaccaacagcagTGGTACCACAATGGCAGCACCCAGTGCTATAGTTGGATTCAGCGGTACATCCCTAAGCACAGGAATTGGATCTCAAACTCAGCCTCAGCCCCAAAGCCAAATCATGCAGAATGTCATTATTCAGCGAACGCCAACACCAATACAACCCAAACCTCCACAAGGTGGAGCCATCCAACCTAAACTCttcaaacagcaacagcaacaactgcCAGTCCCACATGCGCTGCAGAACGATACAAGCAAGGCTCTAGGGGTGCAGCAAGTCCCAGCATCTGCAGCTCAGAATGTAGCCTTCCTCGCTGGCAAGCCTGCCagtcaaatgtcaaatgtagTGTTGAGTACACAGACAACAACGCAGGGGGCGCCGTTCCCACAAGGCCTGTTTAAGCAACAGGGCACTCCAACGTCAGGCAAGCCACTTAGTGTTCACTTGCTAAACCAACATAGCAGCATTGTCATTCCATCTCAGGCTGTCCTGCAAGGTCAGAACCACCAGTTCCTCTTGCCTCAGATTCAGACAGGAGGGCAGATCCTGACTCAGCATCCCGCAGGTCACATCATCACCAGTTCGGGACCAGGTGGACAGATTATCGCCGCCAATCAAATCttgacagccaatcagaacatcAATCTTGGCCAGGTACTGGCCTCGCAGGGTCATCCTGGTGCTGCCCACATCCTCTCTGGGCCCATCCAGCTACAGCCTGGTCAGATGGGCCAGCCCACCCTGTTCCAGATGCCAGTCTCTCTAGCCCAGACACAGACTCAAGCTCATCCGGTTACAGGACACGTTCAGACGGTTATACAGGGCATGCCCATACAGAATTCCTTGTCGATAGAGAGCCTGAGCCCGGCGGTCAGTTTGCAGCCAGCTCTGCAGCAGCAGACCGGTGGCATACCCACCAACAGCAGCACTGGAGCAGCGGTCATGGCGCAGTGCCAGCCTGGAGAGAGCATCACCGTGCTGGGTAGCTCCACTGAGCAAGCTGCCCagccccaaccccaaccctccATCCTCACCGTCCAGACAGCTGTGTCAGTTTCAGCACCGGTATCGGTCCCCTCCTCTACGCCTCCATCCTCTACGGTTGCTACGTCTGCGTCCTCCGTCACCGCTGTGGGTTTGGGCTCCCAGACGCAGCACAGCCCAGGGAAAGTGCTGTTCACACCGCCTGGATCTAGCATGATTCTCAGTCAGGAGTCTGTGCAGATGTTCCTTCAGCAG GTTCCATCTGCAGCACATCAGCAGGCTCTGAAGGTCCAAAGCTCTTCCCCCTCTCAGACGGTGGCCACTCACAGTGCGACTCCGTCTCTGTCGGACAGCCCCCAGCCCTCACGGGCCTCCCCCCTCACGCTGGGGCAGCAGATCCAgtccccccaccccgccccgcAGTCTCGGCCGCCGTCTCAGCCGCAGAGCCAGCCGCCCTCCTCTCTACCTCCGCTCTTCATCATCCACAACCAGATCGGCTCCCCACAGCCGCCCCAGCCCACCACGCAGGCCCCGCAGAGCCAAGCCCAGGTCCCGCAGGTACTCCCTCAGCCCGTGGCGCTCCAGCAGGAGCCgccgtcctcttcctcctcctgctcgCCAAAGCCTCCTCAAGCTCCTCCCGTGCAGTTCCAGTTTGCGACGCCGGTGGTGAGCGCCCCCGGTGGCACGGTGCTCAAACAGCAGGTCGCCGTGCCGGGCCTGACTGCCGAACAGCAGCACCACTTGCAGCTGATTAACACCAAGCTGCAGACCATGGCGTCCATCGCGCAGCCCTCCCCGCAGCAGAAGCAGCTTCTGGAGAAGCTCCACCAG ATTCAGCAGAACATTCTCCTTCAGGCCAAGCAACAGGCCCAGGCCCAGCCGCAGGTCTCCCAGGCGCAACCGGCCAGCCAGTTCGGCAAGCTGGTCGAGACCCGCATGGCTCAGCCGCTGGTGTCCACAGCCAGTACTGCCATTCCGGCTCCAGCTCTGCTGCAGCAGAAATCTGTGCTGGTCAAGTCCTCTGTCACTG GTCCAAATGACGCACCGGTGTTTTCGGGAGCTCCGGGACTGAGTGGGGTTACGGTTAGTCAGGGAATAACCCCTCCAAACCTTGCTCAGACTGTCCAG GCAAAGGCAGGGGTGATCAGTGCAGTTGGAGGACTCTCGTTAGGTAAAGCAGGCCTGCAGATCCAGGTTCTGAGCAGCGGACTCTCCCAGATACCTGCACCACAGCAGCCAAATCCTGTTCAAACGCAg ACTTCAGCGTTAAAAAGGCCTTTTAATATGGAACCAAGCAAGGAAGCACG GATGCTGGAACAGCTGCGAAAGCTGCAGGGCTCTGTGCTGCACCCAGACTACAGTTCACCTTTCAGCTCCTTCGAGGACACACTGCACCGCCTGCTGCCCTACCACCTGTACCAGGGCATGGCTCCATCCCCTCAAGACTACCGCAAAG TGGACGATGAATTTGAAAACGTCTCCAACAACCTTCTGAAGCGCACACAGGCTATGCTGGACAAATATCGCCACCTGCTGTTTGAAGAGTCCAGG CGGCTTGGTCCTTCTGCGGAGATGGTGATGATCGACAGGATGTTCATCCAGGAAGAGAAGATGGCGCTGAACCAGGACAGGATCCTGGCCAAAGAGAAACCAG AAGAGTTTGTGGCCAACTCTGCTTTGCTGAGACGGCCTGCAGCGGTGGAACAGAACTCCATGCCGACAGCATCGTCTGCCACGGTGACGGCACATGGAGCtgctgccccgccccctgcccctgTTCCTGTCCCAGCCCCCGCACCCACCCCAGTGACCACTGCTGCTCCTACCCACGTGCCCTTCCCCCCTACCAAACTCGTGATAAagcagggaggtgggggggcACTGGTGTCTTGGGCCACTAGCTGCACCCCCACACCTGCAGCAGTGGTACGGCCCAGCGCAGAGCCCTCGGGGCAGAGCTCGTTTGGCCGCACCCCTTCCTCCTCTCGCTCTGCCGACGACGACGATGACGCCCTTCCTCAGCGGGCCAGCAAGCCGCCCATCAAGACGTACGAGGCGCGGCAGAGAATCGGCTTGAAGTTGAAAATCAAGCAGGAGGCGGGGTTCAGTAAAGTGGTTCATAACACAGCGTTAGATCCAGTCCATTCACAGAGCCAGCATGCACCACAGAGCCCCGAGCCACCCCCCAAAACCAGACCACCCGTCACCCAAACCACAACGGTCATTAGGACTCCGCCCCCAACCTGTAACCCCACCTCTTTCAGCGCAGCACCCAATCGCGCCAGCTCCGGCACAGGCGACCCAGCTTCCTCCACCGCCCCGTCTTCCTCCGTTTCTCAATCCtggtcgtcgtcgtcgtcgtcgtcgtcttCTGCACAAATGAATGGCACTCTGGATCACCACGAAGTGGGCGGGGTGAAGCGAAACCCCGCCTCCACGGCAACACCTCAGTCAACCACCTGCCGCCTCCCGTTGCGCAAGACGTACCGTGAGAACATCAGCCCTCGGCACCGGCCAGGAGTACCAGGAGGGGGCGATGCGGCACCCGCCCCCCCACCAGCGCCGTCGGGGCCACTCGCCTCCTCCCCCCAGGCAGAACGGACAGTGATCGCCAGCGTGAAGCTGGAACGGCAAGGCGGTTGTGGGCCCACCCCGCCCCACGCCGACCCCGGCTCACAGGGCCTGGCAGCTGTGGAGGACGAGTTCTACCGTGGGATCAAAAATGcgtaccatcaccaccaccatcaacaccaccaccatcaacaccaccCACAGCAGCAACTGCAGTTCTCTGATAAAGAAGATGAGGATGATGGCGACAGAGGGGTCCGTGCGGGGAGGGGGACAGGCTTAGCTGGCAAAAACAGGGAGAGGGCAGTGGGGATGTTTCGCATGGACCAGCATGCACCAGGCCCGCCGTCACCCGGAGAAACGTCCTGCACGAGAGACTCCTCGCTTCCCGCAAAACGGTGCAAGTCCGACTCGCCAGACATGGACAACGCCAGCTTCTCGAGCGGAAGCCCCCCGCCCGACGACTCGCTGACTGAGCACCTACAGTGTGCCATAGACAGCATCCTGAACCTTCAGCAGGGCCCGGCGGGCCGGGGGTCTGCGGACCGGCACCTCCCCCACCAGCACCACATGCACCACCGCCAGGGCCCCGCACccccttcatcctcctcatcctcctacAGGCACTCggtctcctcctcttcctctccctcttcgTCGTCCACGTCCCAGCACCCACAGGTAGGGGGCCGAGGGCAGAACGGCGGTTTGGTGTCACAGACTCACGGGAGATAA
- the bicra gene encoding BRD4-interacting chromatin-remodeling complex-associated protein isoform X4, which translates to MCVLRVVDHLQTVFSVDMDDEDGRCLLDVICDPQALNDFLHGSETQGHVPEVQTQAQLSASEPPGLPRVSVDLDFLEDDDILGGSPGGGGGDGGSNGVGSNHEPCDILQQSLAEANITEQSLQEAEAELDLSSFGLTSLTQVVQPLPDASLPGVGIGGTTQIFPGQGTTTTPSSATTDMLGSVLAHPGLQLQPQVMNKAISVQPFMQQVGLGNMTLQPIQTLPNGSQSGHLGIGQIQVVGQPTVMTINPSGQQILAKTMGGYQLHQPGPDATSGGAQTGLGGSVLSSGGGLLIQGGKATLGSPSLNGPAVCVSSTNTNSSGTTMAAPSAIVGFSGTSLSTGIGSQTQPQPQSQIMQNVIIQRTPTPIQPKPPQGGAIQPKLFKQQQQQLPVPHALQNDTSKALGVQQVPASAAQNVAFLAGKPASQMSNVVLSTQTTTQGAPFPQGLFKQQGTPTSGKPLSVHLLNQHSSIVIPSQAVLQGQNHQFLLPQIQTGGQILTQHPAGHIITSSGPGGQIIAANQILTANQNINLGQVLASQGHPGAAHILSGPIQLQPGQMGQPTLFQMPVSLAQTQTQAHPVTGHVQTVIQGMPIQNSLSIESLSPAVSLQPALQQQTGGIPTNSSTGAAVMAQCQPGESITVLGSSTEQAAQPQPQPSILTVQTAVSVSAPVSVPSSTPPSSTVATSASSVTAVGLGSQTQHSPGKVLFTPPGSSMILSQESVQMFLQQDQLHQAGKDPPVSVGVPASVIVSGSSSGPAPTGHDIPLAETHPGQSPSPSLGPAHMAALVNKVPSAAHQQALKVQSSSPSQTVATHSATPSLSDSPQPSRASPLTLGQQIQSPHPAPQSRPPSQPQSQPPSSLPPLFIIHNQIGSPQPPQPTTQAPQSQAQVPQVLPQPVALQQEPPSSSSSCSPKPPQAPPVQFQFATPVVSAPGGTVLKQQVAVPGLTAEQQHHLQLINTKLQTMASIAQPSPQQKQLLEKLHQIQQNILLQAKQQAQAQPQVSQAQPASQFGKLVETRMAQPLVSTASTAIPAPALLQQKSVLVKSSVTGPNDAPVFSGAPGLSGVTVSQGITPPNLAQTVQAKAGVISAVGGLSLGKAGLQIQVLSSGLSQIPAPQQPNPVQTQTSALKRPFNMEPSKEARMLEQLRKLQGSVLHPDYSSPFSSFEDTLHRLLPYHLYQGMAPSPQDYRKVDDEFENVSNNLLKRTQAMLDKYRHLLFEESRRLGPSAEMVMIDRMFIQEEKMALNQDRILAKEKPEEFVANSALLRRPAAVEQNSMPTASSATVTAHGAAAPPPAPVPVPAPAPTPVTTAAPTHVPFPPTKLVIKQGGGGALVSWATSCTPTPAAVVRPSAEPSGQSSFGRTPSSSRSADDDDDALPQRASKPPIKTYEARQRIGLKLKIKQEAGFSKVVHNTALDPVHSQSQHAPQSPEPPPKTRPPVTQTTTVIRTPPPTCNPTSFSAAPNRASSGTGDPASSTAPSSSVSQSWSSSSSSSSSAQMNGTLDHHEVGGVKRNPASTATPQSTTCRLPLRKTYRENISPRHRPGVPGGGDAAPAPPPAPSGPLASSPQAERTVIASVKLERQGGCGPTPPHADPGSQGLAAVEDEFYRGIKNAYHHHHHQHHHHQHHPQQQLQFSDKEDEDDGDRGVRAGRGTGLAGKNRERAVGMFRMDQHAPGPPSPGETSCTRDSSLPAKRCKSDSPDMDNASFSSGSPPPDDSLTEHLQCAIDSILNLQQGPAGRGSADRHLPHQHHMHHRQGPAPPSSSSSSYRHSVSSSSSPSSSSTSQHPQVGGRGQNGGLVSQTHGR; encoded by the exons atgtgtgtattaagGGTTGTTGATCATCTTCAAACTGTGTTTTCAGTTGACATGGATGATGAAGATGGCAGGTGCTTGCTAGATGTGATTTG TGACCCACAAGCTCTCAATGATTTTCTTCATGGATCAGAAACACAA GGACACGTTCCTGAAGTGCAGACGCAGGCTCAGCTGTCGGCGAGTGAGCCGCCCGGGCTGCCCAGAGTCAGCGTCGATTTGGACTTTCTGGAGGACGATGACATCCTGGGGGGCTCGccggggggtggaggaggggacgGCGGAAGCAACGGTGTCGGCTCAAATCACGAACCATGCGACATTCTTCAGCAGAGCCTGGCAGAAGCCAACATCACGGAGCAGAGCCTCCAGGAGGCCGAAGCCGAGCTTGATCTCAGCTCTTTTGGCCTGACTAGCCTGACGCAGGTTGTCCAACCACTGCCTGATGCTAGCTTGCCTGGTGTAGGAATTGGGGGGACTACTCAGATCTTCCCAGGTCAAGGCACCACTACCACACCTTCCAGTGCAACCACAGACATGCTTGGCTCAGTTCTGGCTCACCCAGGCCTGCAGCTTCAACCCCAGGTCATGAACAAGGCCATAAGTGTCCAGCCGTTTATGCAGCAGGTTGGACTTGGAAATATGACCCTTCAGCCGATTCAGACTCTACCAAACGGAAGTCAGTCTGGACATCTTGGCATTGGACAGATTCAAGTCGTGGGCCAACCCACTGTCATGACTATCAACCCGTCTGGGCAGCAGATCTTGGCAAAAACCATGGGTGGCTATCAGCTACACCAGCCTGGGCCTGACGCTACGAGTGGCGGAGCTCAGACTGGTCTTGGAGGTTCTGTACTTAGTTCTGGGGGGGGACTTCTGATTCAGGGAGGCAAGGCCACTCTTGGCTCTCCATCTTTGAATGGCCCAGCCGTATGTGTGAGCAGcacaaacaccaacagcagTGGTACCACAATGGCAGCACCCAGTGCTATAGTTGGATTCAGCGGTACATCCCTAAGCACAGGAATTGGATCTCAAACTCAGCCTCAGCCCCAAAGCCAAATCATGCAGAATGTCATTATTCAGCGAACGCCAACACCAATACAACCCAAACCTCCACAAGGTGGAGCCATCCAACCTAAACTCttcaaacagcaacagcaacaactgcCAGTCCCACATGCGCTGCAGAACGATACAAGCAAGGCTCTAGGGGTGCAGCAAGTCCCAGCATCTGCAGCTCAGAATGTAGCCTTCCTCGCTGGCAAGCCTGCCagtcaaatgtcaaatgtagTGTTGAGTACACAGACAACAACGCAGGGGGCGCCGTTCCCACAAGGCCTGTTTAAGCAACAGGGCACTCCAACGTCAGGCAAGCCACTTAGTGTTCACTTGCTAAACCAACATAGCAGCATTGTCATTCCATCTCAGGCTGTCCTGCAAGGTCAGAACCACCAGTTCCTCTTGCCTCAGATTCAGACAGGAGGGCAGATCCTGACTCAGCATCCCGCAGGTCACATCATCACCAGTTCGGGACCAGGTGGACAGATTATCGCCGCCAATCAAATCttgacagccaatcagaacatcAATCTTGGCCAGGTACTGGCCTCGCAGGGTCATCCTGGTGCTGCCCACATCCTCTCTGGGCCCATCCAGCTACAGCCTGGTCAGATGGGCCAGCCCACCCTGTTCCAGATGCCAGTCTCTCTAGCCCAGACACAGACTCAAGCTCATCCGGTTACAGGACACGTTCAGACGGTTATACAGGGCATGCCCATACAGAATTCCTTGTCGATAGAGAGCCTGAGCCCGGCGGTCAGTTTGCAGCCAGCTCTGCAGCAGCAGACCGGTGGCATACCCACCAACAGCAGCACTGGAGCAGCGGTCATGGCGCAGTGCCAGCCTGGAGAGAGCATCACCGTGCTGGGTAGCTCCACTGAGCAAGCTGCCCagccccaaccccaaccctccATCCTCACCGTCCAGACAGCTGTGTCAGTTTCAGCACCGGTATCGGTCCCCTCCTCTACGCCTCCATCCTCTACGGTTGCTACGTCTGCGTCCTCCGTCACCGCTGTGGGTTTGGGCTCCCAGACGCAGCACAGCCCAGGGAAAGTGCTGTTCACACCGCCTGGATCTAGCATGATTCTCAGTCAGGAGTCTGTGCAGATGTTCCTTCAGCAG GACCAGCTGCACCAAGCAGGGAAAGACCCACCTGTCTCTGTGGGCGTACCTGCATCTGTTATCGTCAGCGGCAGCAGCTCTGGTCCCGCCCCTACAGGCCATGACATCCCGTTAGCCGAAACGCACCCGGGGCAGAGTCCGAGCCCCTCCCTCGGTCCCGCCCACATGGCAGCATTGGTTAACAAG GTTCCATCTGCAGCACATCAGCAGGCTCTGAAGGTCCAAAGCTCTTCCCCCTCTCAGACGGTGGCCACTCACAGTGCGACTCCGTCTCTGTCGGACAGCCCCCAGCCCTCACGGGCCTCCCCCCTCACGCTGGGGCAGCAGATCCAgtccccccaccccgccccgcAGTCTCGGCCGCCGTCTCAGCCGCAGAGCCAGCCGCCCTCCTCTCTACCTCCGCTCTTCATCATCCACAACCAGATCGGCTCCCCACAGCCGCCCCAGCCCACCACGCAGGCCCCGCAGAGCCAAGCCCAGGTCCCGCAGGTACTCCCTCAGCCCGTGGCGCTCCAGCAGGAGCCgccgtcctcttcctcctcctgctcgCCAAAGCCTCCTCAAGCTCCTCCCGTGCAGTTCCAGTTTGCGACGCCGGTGGTGAGCGCCCCCGGTGGCACGGTGCTCAAACAGCAGGTCGCCGTGCCGGGCCTGACTGCCGAACAGCAGCACCACTTGCAGCTGATTAACACCAAGCTGCAGACCATGGCGTCCATCGCGCAGCCCTCCCCGCAGCAGAAGCAGCTTCTGGAGAAGCTCCACCAG ATTCAGCAGAACATTCTCCTTCAGGCCAAGCAACAGGCCCAGGCCCAGCCGCAGGTCTCCCAGGCGCAACCGGCCAGCCAGTTCGGCAAGCTGGTCGAGACCCGCATGGCTCAGCCGCTGGTGTCCACAGCCAGTACTGCCATTCCGGCTCCAGCTCTGCTGCAGCAGAAATCTGTGCTGGTCAAGTCCTCTGTCACTG GTCCAAATGACGCACCGGTGTTTTCGGGAGCTCCGGGACTGAGTGGGGTTACGGTTAGTCAGGGAATAACCCCTCCAAACCTTGCTCAGACTGTCCAG GCAAAGGCAGGGGTGATCAGTGCAGTTGGAGGACTCTCGTTAGGTAAAGCAGGCCTGCAGATCCAGGTTCTGAGCAGCGGACTCTCCCAGATACCTGCACCACAGCAGCCAAATCCTGTTCAAACGCAg ACTTCAGCGTTAAAAAGGCCTTTTAATATGGAACCAAGCAAGGAAGCACG GATGCTGGAACAGCTGCGAAAGCTGCAGGGCTCTGTGCTGCACCCAGACTACAGTTCACCTTTCAGCTCCTTCGAGGACACACTGCACCGCCTGCTGCCCTACCACCTGTACCAGGGCATGGCTCCATCCCCTCAAGACTACCGCAAAG TGGACGATGAATTTGAAAACGTCTCCAACAACCTTCTGAAGCGCACACAGGCTATGCTGGACAAATATCGCCACCTGCTGTTTGAAGAGTCCAGG CGGCTTGGTCCTTCTGCGGAGATGGTGATGATCGACAGGATGTTCATCCAGGAAGAGAAGATGGCGCTGAACCAGGACAGGATCCTGGCCAAAGAGAAACCAG AAGAGTTTGTGGCCAACTCTGCTTTGCTGAGACGGCCTGCAGCGGTGGAACAGAACTCCATGCCGACAGCATCGTCTGCCACGGTGACGGCACATGGAGCtgctgccccgccccctgcccctgTTCCTGTCCCAGCCCCCGCACCCACCCCAGTGACCACTGCTGCTCCTACCCACGTGCCCTTCCCCCCTACCAAACTCGTGATAAagcagggaggtgggggggcACTGGTGTCTTGGGCCACTAGCTGCACCCCCACACCTGCAGCAGTGGTACGGCCCAGCGCAGAGCCCTCGGGGCAGAGCTCGTTTGGCCGCACCCCTTCCTCCTCTCGCTCTGCCGACGACGACGATGACGCCCTTCCTCAGCGGGCCAGCAAGCCGCCCATCAAGACGTACGAGGCGCGGCAGAGAATCGGCTTGAAGTTGAAAATCAAGCAGGAGGCGGGGTTCAGTAAAGTGGTTCATAACACAGCGTTAGATCCAGTCCATTCACAGAGCCAGCATGCACCACAGAGCCCCGAGCCACCCCCCAAAACCAGACCACCCGTCACCCAAACCACAACGGTCATTAGGACTCCGCCCCCAACCTGTAACCCCACCTCTTTCAGCGCAGCACCCAATCGCGCCAGCTCCGGCACAGGCGACCCAGCTTCCTCCACCGCCCCGTCTTCCTCCGTTTCTCAATCCtggtcgtcgtcgtcgtcgtcgtcgtcttCTGCACAAATGAATGGCACTCTGGATCACCACGAAGTGGGCGGGGTGAAGCGAAACCCCGCCTCCACGGCAACACCTCAGTCAACCACCTGCCGCCTCCCGTTGCGCAAGACGTACCGTGAGAACATCAGCCCTCGGCACCGGCCAGGAGTACCAGGAGGGGGCGATGCGGCACCCGCCCCCCCACCAGCGCCGTCGGGGCCACTCGCCTCCTCCCCCCAGGCAGAACGGACAGTGATCGCCAGCGTGAAGCTGGAACGGCAAGGCGGTTGTGGGCCCACCCCGCCCCACGCCGACCCCGGCTCACAGGGCCTGGCAGCTGTGGAGGACGAGTTCTACCGTGGGATCAAAAATGcgtaccatcaccaccaccatcaacaccaccaccatcaacaccaccCACAGCAGCAACTGCAGTTCTCTGATAAAGAAGATGAGGATGATGGCGACAGAGGGGTCCGTGCGGGGAGGGGGACAGGCTTAGCTGGCAAAAACAGGGAGAGGGCAGTGGGGATGTTTCGCATGGACCAGCATGCACCAGGCCCGCCGTCACCCGGAGAAACGTCCTGCACGAGAGACTCCTCGCTTCCCGCAAAACGGTGCAAGTCCGACTCGCCAGACATGGACAACGCCAGCTTCTCGAGCGGAAGCCCCCCGCCCGACGACTCGCTGACTGAGCACCTACAGTGTGCCATAGACAGCATCCTGAACCTTCAGCAGGGCCCGGCGGGCCGGGGGTCTGCGGACCGGCACCTCCCCCACCAGCACCACATGCACCACCGCCAGGGCCCCGCACccccttcatcctcctcatcctcctacAGGCACTCggtctcctcctcttcctctccctcttcgTCGTCCACGTCCCAGCACCCACAGGTAGGGGGCCGAGGGCAGAACGGCGGTTTGGTGTCACAGACTCACGGGAGATAA